A single window of Scatophagus argus isolate fScaArg1 unplaced genomic scaffold, fScaArg1.pri scaffold_34_ctg1, whole genome shotgun sequence DNA harbors:
- the LOC124055961 gene encoding coxsackievirus and adenovirus receptor homolog isoform X3, with product MSCLQVPIPRSLVFKLRPQRTHISRFRFWRYCMIVSILLLSLLRSHGLQIHLSSKSPKFAAVGDTAQRSCHFNLHPKDSGVLDIEWSIKPCQTLVIWYSGDRIYDNYNPFGRRVCFVSPDPASGNASINISNLKMTDTNTYQCKVRKGPAAIKSRIIHLNAIKRPAKLECYAEDAVELNRKLAFRCRAAKGSPPIWYSWSMNGTRRLPHDATFDPTRGDLVLTISKEILSSGTLVCTAHNPVGMKTCLVALRLNSTDVKEERKGIMEMRSQRVNRLPENGCPKRVTGLCLQALPHVQDRNSRSRCRGTENKRTQMLQITHSTWK from the exons ATGTCTTGCTTGCAGGTACCCATCCCCAGATCATTAGTCTTTAAACTGCGTCCTCAAAGAACCCACATCTCCAGGTTCAGGTTTTGGCGCTACTGCATGATAGTCtcaattttgcttttgtctttactACGCTCTCATGGTCTCCAGATACATTTAAGCTCAAAGTCACCAAAATTTGCAGCAGTGGGAGACACTGCACAGCGCAGCTGTCACTTCAACCTTCATCCCAAGGACTCAGGAGTTCTCGATATTGAATGGAGCATCAAGCCTTGTCAAACACTTGTCATCTGGTATAGTGGAGATCGGATCTATGACAACTATAATCCATTCGGCCGTAGAGTTTGCTTTGTGTCTCCTGATCCTGCCAGTGGCAATGCGTCTATAAACATCAGTAACTTGaaaatgacagacacaaacacctACCAGTGCAAGGTCAGAAAAGGTCCTGCTGCAATCAAGAGCAGAATCATTCACCTTAATGCAATAAAGAGACCAGCTAAGCTTGAGTGTTACGCAGAGGATGCAGTTGAGTTGAATCGCAAACTGGCATTCAGATGTAGGGCCGCAAAGGGAAGCCCCCCCATCTGGTACTCATGGTCCATGAACGGCACACGCAGACTCCCCCACGATGCCACTTTTGACCCCACACGAGGTGACCTGGTTTTAACAATCAGCAAGGAAATTCTTTCTTCGGGGACCTTGGTCTGCACAGCTCATAACCCTGTTGGTATGAAGACATGTCTGGTAGCACTCAGGTTGAACTCAACAG ACgtaaaagaggaaagaaaggggATTATGGAAATGAGATCGCAGAGGGTGAACCGCCTCCCCGAAAATGGCTGTCCAAAAAGAGTCACCGGGTTGTGTCTTCAAGCACTGCCTCATGTGCAAGACAG GAACTCAAGGTCCAGATGCAGGGGAACCGAAAACAAAAGAACTCAGATGCTGCAGATCACCCACTCTACGTGGAAATGA
- the LOC124055961 gene encoding coxsackievirus and adenovirus receptor homolog isoform X1, whose product MSCLQVPIPRSLVFKLRPQRTHISRFRFWRYCMIVSILLLSLLRSHGLQIHLSSKSPKFAAVGDTAQRSCHFNLHPKDSGVLDIEWSIKPCQTLVIWYSGDRIYDNYNPFGRRVCFVSPDPASGNASINISNLKMTDTNTYQCKVRKGPAAIKSRIIHLNAIKRPAKLECYAEDAVELNRKLAFRCRAAKGSPPIWYSWSMNGTRRLPHDATFDPTRGDLVLTISKEILSSGTLVCTAHNPVGMKTCLVALRLNSTGGITSAAATAGKAAGAVTLLMVLIILTAVIIFRRKRGKKGDYGNEIAEGEPPPRKWLSKKSHRVVSSSTASCARQELKVQMQGNRKQKNSDAADHPLYVEMKDLDVGGVMWDPFKCHQLVRYSRNLSCQDESPAAGT is encoded by the exons ATGTCTTGCTTGCAGGTACCCATCCCCAGATCATTAGTCTTTAAACTGCGTCCTCAAAGAACCCACATCTCCAGGTTCAGGTTTTGGCGCTACTGCATGATAGTCtcaattttgcttttgtctttactACGCTCTCATGGTCTCCAGATACATTTAAGCTCAAAGTCACCAAAATTTGCAGCAGTGGGAGACACTGCACAGCGCAGCTGTCACTTCAACCTTCATCCCAAGGACTCAGGAGTTCTCGATATTGAATGGAGCATCAAGCCTTGTCAAACACTTGTCATCTGGTATAGTGGAGATCGGATCTATGACAACTATAATCCATTCGGCCGTAGAGTTTGCTTTGTGTCTCCTGATCCTGCCAGTGGCAATGCGTCTATAAACATCAGTAACTTGaaaatgacagacacaaacacctACCAGTGCAAGGTCAGAAAAGGTCCTGCTGCAATCAAGAGCAGAATCATTCACCTTAATGCAATAAAGAGACCAGCTAAGCTTGAGTGTTACGCAGAGGATGCAGTTGAGTTGAATCGCAAACTGGCATTCAGATGTAGGGCCGCAAAGGGAAGCCCCCCCATCTGGTACTCATGGTCCATGAACGGCACACGCAGACTCCCCCACGATGCCACTTTTGACCCCACACGAGGTGACCTGGTTTTAACAATCAGCAAGGAAATTCTTTCTTCGGGGACCTTGGTCTGCACAGCTCATAACCCTGTTGGTATGAAGACATGTCTGGTAGCACTCAGGTTGAACTCAACAGGTGGAATaacttcagcagcagccacagcaggcaaAGCAGCCGGAGCAGTCACATTGCTCATGGTCTTAATCATCCTCACAGCCGTCATTATTTTCAGACgtaaaagaggaaagaaaggggATTATGGAAATGAGATCGCAGAGGGTGAACCGCCTCCCCGAAAATGGCTGTCCAAAAAGAGTCACCGGGTTGTGTCTTCAAGCACTGCCTCATGTGCAAGACAG GAACTCAAGGTCCAGATGCAGGGGAACCGAAAACAAAAGAACTCAGATGCTGCAGATCACCCACTCTACGTGGAAATGAAAGATCTGGATGTGGGCGGGGTGATGTGGGATCCCTTTAAGTGTCATCAGCTGGTGAGATATTCCAGGAACCTCAGCTGCCAGGATGAGTCACCTGCTGCTGGCACGTGA
- the LOC124055961 gene encoding coxsackievirus and adenovirus receptor homolog isoform X2 — MVPIPRSLVFKLRPQRTHISRFRFWRYCMIVSILLLSLLRSHGLQIHLSSKSPKFAAVGDTAQRSCHFNLHPKDSGVLDIEWSIKPCQTLVIWYSGDRIYDNYNPFGRRVCFVSPDPASGNASINISNLKMTDTNTYQCKVRKGPAAIKSRIIHLNAIKRPAKLECYAEDAVELNRKLAFRCRAAKGSPPIWYSWSMNGTRRLPHDATFDPTRGDLVLTISKEILSSGTLVCTAHNPVGMKTCLVALRLNSTGGITSAAATAGKAAGAVTLLMVLIILTAVIIFRRKRGKKGDYGNEIAEGEPPPRKWLSKKSHRVVSSSTASCARQELKVQMQGNRKQKNSDAADHPLYVEMKDLDVGGVMWDPFKCHQLVRYSRNLSCQDESPAAGT, encoded by the exons GTACCCATCCCCAGATCATTAGTCTTTAAACTGCGTCCTCAAAGAACCCACATCTCCAGGTTCAGGTTTTGGCGCTACTGCATGATAGTCtcaattttgcttttgtctttactACGCTCTCATGGTCTCCAGATACATTTAAGCTCAAAGTCACCAAAATTTGCAGCAGTGGGAGACACTGCACAGCGCAGCTGTCACTTCAACCTTCATCCCAAGGACTCAGGAGTTCTCGATATTGAATGGAGCATCAAGCCTTGTCAAACACTTGTCATCTGGTATAGTGGAGATCGGATCTATGACAACTATAATCCATTCGGCCGTAGAGTTTGCTTTGTGTCTCCTGATCCTGCCAGTGGCAATGCGTCTATAAACATCAGTAACTTGaaaatgacagacacaaacacctACCAGTGCAAGGTCAGAAAAGGTCCTGCTGCAATCAAGAGCAGAATCATTCACCTTAATGCAATAAAGAGACCAGCTAAGCTTGAGTGTTACGCAGAGGATGCAGTTGAGTTGAATCGCAAACTGGCATTCAGATGTAGGGCCGCAAAGGGAAGCCCCCCCATCTGGTACTCATGGTCCATGAACGGCACACGCAGACTCCCCCACGATGCCACTTTTGACCCCACACGAGGTGACCTGGTTTTAACAATCAGCAAGGAAATTCTTTCTTCGGGGACCTTGGTCTGCACAGCTCATAACCCTGTTGGTATGAAGACATGTCTGGTAGCACTCAGGTTGAACTCAACAGGTGGAATaacttcagcagcagccacagcaggcaaAGCAGCCGGAGCAGTCACATTGCTCATGGTCTTAATCATCCTCACAGCCGTCATTATTTTCAGACgtaaaagaggaaagaaaggggATTATGGAAATGAGATCGCAGAGGGTGAACCGCCTCCCCGAAAATGGCTGTCCAAAAAGAGTCACCGGGTTGTGTCTTCAAGCACTGCCTCATGTGCAAGACAG GAACTCAAGGTCCAGATGCAGGGGAACCGAAAACAAAAGAACTCAGATGCTGCAGATCACCCACTCTACGTGGAAATGAAAGATCTGGATGTGGGCGGGGTGATGTGGGATCCCTTTAAGTGTCATCAGCTGGTGAGATATTCCAGGAACCTCAGCTGCCAGGATGAGTCACCTGCTGCTGGCACGTGA